A section of the Acipenser ruthenus unplaced genomic scaffold, fAciRut3.2 maternal haplotype, whole genome shotgun sequence genome encodes:
- the LOC131735831 gene encoding uncharacterized protein LOC131735831 → MTVSKIVPKNKAPGVDFCGVKQYYYIIRSDLGCYMRSSNFHEGRDLSVFSLHQSCRGGDFYLAHQDDLFYIIKGKEYRRVTNMNTDSGAEVFSLHPNCQGGDHYLSAFGNVYIIFQSKGTYHRTSNMNKDSDGVDFPLHSACRDGLYYWGIDSYYYFVKPDDKWGVQYYRCTNFNTNQDPDTFSFHSDVVNFLPGGLSISQGSAFGKWENIKTISNDSAQPLKWTKKITKKVGYTKEKMSSMEHNWKISMSATYQAGDLTAAFAKYQFSLSAEYGGTSINTEKEDWSEATEVEESIEMTIQPNEKVYIWQYNLGFGKESVLFCRDLKITKTSTPPTEIPLPPSTQ, encoded by the coding sequence ATGACCGTGTCTAAAATCGTTCCCAAGAACAAGGCTCCTGGGGTGGATTTCTGTGGAGTGAAGCAGTACTATTACATCATCCGATCTGACCTCGGCTGCTACATGAGATCTAGCAACTTCCATGAAGGAAGAGACCTGTCTGTGTTCAGCCTGCATCAGTCCTGCCGTGGAGGAGACTTCTACCTGGCTCACCAGGATGATCTCTTCTACATCATCAAAGGGAAAGAGTATCGCCGGGTCACCAACATGAACACGGACTCTGGGGCCGAGGTCTTCAGTCTCCACCCCAACTGTCAAGGAGGCGACCACTACCTGTCTGCCTTCGGGAACGTCTACATCATCTTCCAAAGCAAGGGCACTTACCATCGCACTTCCAACATGAACAAGGACAGCGATGGCGTTGACTTTCCTCTCCATTCTGCCTGCAGAGACGGCCTGTATTACTGGGGCATTGACAGCTACTACTATTTTGTAAAGCCTGATGACAAATGGGGAGTCCAGTATTACAGGTGCACCAACTTCAACACGAACCAAGACCCTGACACTTTCTCCTTCCACTCGGATGTGGTCAACTTCCTGCCCGGTGGCTTGTCCATTTCTCAGGGTTCAGCCTTTGGGAAATGGGAGAACATCAAGACCATCTCCAACGACTCTGCGCAACCCCTGAAATGGACCAAGAAGATTACCAAGAAAGTGGGCTACACCAAGGAGAAGATGTCCAGCATGGAGCACAACTGGAAGATCTCGATGAGCGCCACCTATCAGGCCGGAGACCTCACTGCAGCCTTTGCTAAGTATCAGTTCTCTCTCAGTGCTGAGTACGGTGGAACAAGCATCAACACAGAAAAGGAAGACTGGAGTGAAGCTACGGAAGTTGAGGAGAGCATTGAAATGACCATCCAGCCCAATGAAAAGGTCTATATCTGGCAGTACAACCTCGGTTTTGGCAAGGAATCGGTTTTGTTCTGTCGGGATCTCAAAATCACTAAAACTTCCACTCCGCCTACTGAAATACCCCTTCCACCCTCCACACAGTAA